Genomic segment of Streptomyces alboniger:
AGGAGGGTCTCGCCGTCCAGGACGGGCCAGGTGCCCGAGCGGCCGTCCAGGGTCGCCGTCACCGTGCTGTGCGCGGGCGTGGCGGCCGGGGGCGCGGGCTCGGCCGCCACACCGCCGTCCACATGGAAGATCTCCTCGTGGATGAGCCGACGGTCCACACCGAGGCCGCGCAGGGCCCGCTCCGCGCCCTGCACCAGACCGAACGGGCCGCACAGGAACCACCCCTCGATCTCCGCCACCGGCAGCAGCGCCGGCAGGAGCCGGGCGAGCCGCTCCTCGTCGAGCCGCCCGGAGTCGAGGCCCGCCTGCTGTTCCTCCCGGGAGAGGACGGTCACCAGCTGGAAGCGGTCCGGCCAGCGGTCCTTGAGGTCGGCCACCTCCTCCAGGAACATCGTCGAGGCGGCCGTGCGATCGCTGCGTATCAGACAGAAGTCGGCTCGCGGCTCTCGCTCCAGGAGTGTGGTGACGATGGACAGCACCGGTGTGATCCCGCTGCCGCCGACCACTGCGGCGTAACGCCCGGGGGCGGGGTCCAGCGTGAAGCGTCCGGCCGGGGTCATCACCTCCAGCTCGTCGCCGACGGACAGCTCCTTGAAGGCGTACGTCGAGAAGGCGCCGTCCTCGACGAGGCGCACCCCGACCCGCAGCGTCCGCGGCTCCCCGGGGGCGTCGGGGCGGGGGGCGGGGGAGCAGATCGAGTACGTACGGCGGATCTCGGTGCCGTCGACGGAGCGGCGCAGGGCGAGGTGCTGGCCGGGGGTGAAGCGGTACTCCTCGCGCAGTGCGGGCGGCACGTCGAAGGTCAGCGTCACGGAGTCGTCGGTGAGCCGGTCGACGGCCGCTACCCGGAGCGGGTGGAAGCGGGCCATCACAACTCCTTGAAGTGATCGAAGGGTTCACGGCAGGAGGCGCAGCGTCGCAGGGCCTTGCACGCCGTGGAGGAGAAGCGGCTGAGCAGCTCCGTGTCGGTCGACCCGCAGTGCGGGCAGCGGATCGACAGGCTCAGGGGGACGGGGCCGTCGGCCGGGTGGGAGCGTGGGGGCGCTATGCCGAACTCGGCCAGCTTGCGGCGGCCTTCGGCGCTGATGTCGTCCGTCGACCAGGCGGGGGAGAGCACCGTGCGCACGGAGACCTCGGGGATGCCGTGGTCGTGCAGCACCTGCTCTATGTCGGAGGTCATGGCCTCGATCGCGGGGCAGCCGGTGTACGTCGGGGTCAGCTCGACGTCGACCTTGCCGGGGGCGAGGACCCGCACGCCGCGCACGACGCCGAGGTCGGCCAGGGTCAGCACGGGCAGCTCCGGGTCGGGCACCGAGCCCGCCAGGGCCAGCAGCTCCGCCTCCAGCGCGGTGGGCGCGGTCGTCACCATGACGCCCCCGGGTGGCTCCGGTGCAGGTGCTGCATCTCGGCGAGCATCCGGCCGAACGGCTCGGTGTGCAGACCCTGACGTCCGGCGCCGGCCGTCCACGCGCCGGTCTGCGGTCCGTCGGGCACGGTCAGGGTGGCCCGCTCTATGACGGCCGTCACCGAGGCCGTCCAGCTCTCCCGCAGCGCCGGACAGTCGATGTCGAGACCGGCCACCGGCTGGAACATCTCACCGGTGAACCGCCACAGCGCGTCGAGCCCGCGCTGCATCCGCTCGTGGCTCTCGGCCGTGCCGTCGCCGAGCCGCAGCGTCCACTGCTCGGCGTGGTCCTGGTGGTAGGCGACTTCCTTGACGGCCTTCGCGGCCAGGGGCGCGAACTCGCCATCACCGGACGCCAACTGGCCGTACAACAGGGTCTGGTACGTGGAGAAGTACAGCTGGCGGGCGATGGTGTGCGCGAAGTCGCCGTTCGGCTGTTCGACCAGCTGGAGGTTGCGGAAGGCGCGCTCCTCGCGGAGGTATGCCAACTCGTCCTCGTCGCCGGCCAGGGAGAGCAGGACGCGGGCCTGGCCGAGCAGGTCGAGGGCGATGTTCGCGAGGGCGACCTCCTCCTCGAGGACGGGGGCGTGCCCCGCCCACTCCCCCAGGCGGTGCGAGAGCACCAAGGCGTCGTCGCCCAGGGCGAGGGCGGGCAGGGCGGGCAGGGCAGGCGTCGCCACGGGAGTGGCGGTGGGTGCGGCCCCGGCAGCGGGGGTGGAGGCGGGTGCGGCGGTCATAGGTGCTTCACCCCGTCCGGGATGTCGTAGAACGTCGGGTGGCGGTAGGGCTTGTCGCCCGCCGGTTCGAAGAAGGAGTCCTTCTCGTCCGGCGATGAGGCGGTGATCGCCGTAGACGGCACGACCCAGAGGGAGATGCCCTCGCTCCTGCGGGTGTACAGATCGCGGGCGTTGCGCAAGGCCATCTCCGCGTCCGGGGCGTGCAGGCTGCCGGCGTGGGTGTGGGAGAGCCCGCGACGGGAGCGCACGAAGACCTCCCACAGCGGCCACTCGGTCGAGCTGCTCATGCTGTCGCCTTTCCGTGCTTCGCGGCATGGGCGGCCGCGGCCTCCCGGACCCAGGCGCCCTCCTCGTGGGCGCGCCTGCGCTGGGTGATGCGCTGGTCGTTGCAGGGGCCGTTGCCCTTGAGGACGTCCCAGAACTCGGTCCAGTCGATCGGGCCGAAGTCGTAGTGCCCCCGCGATTCGTTCCACACCAGGTCCGGGTCGGGGAGGGTGAGGCCGAGCGATTCGGCCTGGGGGACGCAGATGTCCACGAAGCGCTGGCGCAACTCGTCGTTCGAATGGCGCTTGATCTTCCACGTCATCGACTGCTCGGAGTGCGAGGACTCGTCGTCCGGCGGGCCGAACATCATCAGCGAGGGCCACCACCAGCGGTTCACCGCGTCCTGCGCCATCTCGTGCTGGGCCTCGGTGCCGCGGCTCAGGGCGAGCAGGGACTCGTACCCCTGGCGCTGGTGGAAGGACTCCTCCTTGCAGACGCGGACCATCGCACGGGCGTAGGGGCCGTAGGAACAGCGGCACAGCGGGACTTGGTTGGTGATCGCCGCGCCGTCCACGAGCCAGCCGATCGCGCCGACGTCCGCCCAGGTCAGCGTGGGGTAGTTAAAGATCGACGAGTACTTCTGACGGCCCGAGTGGAGCTTGTCGAGCAGCTCGTCGCGGCTGGTGCCGAGGGTCTCGGCGGCGCTGTA
This window contains:
- a CDS encoding 2Fe-2S iron-sulfur cluster-binding protein translates to MARFHPLRVAAVDRLTDDSVTLTFDVPPALREEYRFTPGQHLALRRSVDGTEIRRTYSICSPAPRPDAPGEPRTLRVGVRLVEDGAFSTYAFKELSVGDELEVMTPAGRFTLDPAPGRYAAVVGGSGITPVLSIVTTLLEREPRADFCLIRSDRTAASTMFLEEVADLKDRWPDRFQLVTVLSREEQQAGLDSGRLDEERLARLLPALLPVAEIEGWFLCGPFGLVQGAERALRGLGVDRRLIHEEIFHVDGGVAAEPAPPAATPAHSTVTATLDGRSGTWPVLDGETLLETVLRNRADAPYACKGGVCGTCRAFRVSGEVRMDRNFALEPEETEAGYVLACQSHPTTDTVELDFDR
- the paaD gene encoding 1,2-phenylacetyl-CoA epoxidase subunit PaaD → MVTTAPTALEAELLALAGSVPDPELPVLTLADLGVVRGVRVLAPGKVDVELTPTYTGCPAIEAMTSDIEQVLHDHGIPEVSVRTVLSPAWSTDDISAEGRRKLAEFGIAPPRSHPADGPVPLSLSIRCPHCGSTDTELLSRFSSTACKALRRCASCREPFDHFKEL
- the paaC gene encoding 1,2-phenylacetyl-CoA epoxidase subunit PaaC, giving the protein MTAAPASTPAAGAAPTATPVATPALPALPALALGDDALVLSHRLGEWAGHAPVLEEEVALANIALDLLGQARVLLSLAGDEDELAYLREERAFRNLQLVEQPNGDFAHTIARQLYFSTYQTLLYGQLASGDGEFAPLAAKAVKEVAYHQDHAEQWTLRLGDGTAESHERMQRGLDALWRFTGEMFQPVAGLDIDCPALRESWTASVTAVIERATLTVPDGPQTGAWTAGAGRQGLHTEPFGRMLAEMQHLHRSHPGASW
- the paaB gene encoding 1,2-phenylacetyl-CoA epoxidase subunit PaaB — its product is MSSSTEWPLWEVFVRSRRGLSHTHAGSLHAPDAEMALRNARDLYTRRSEGISLWVVPSTAITASSPDEKDSFFEPAGDKPYRHPTFYDIPDGVKHL
- the paaA gene encoding 1,2-phenylacetyl-CoA epoxidase subunit PaaA; its protein translation is MATAAAHKAAGTEPGEAARQAAPPARTAEQQAAFDEAVAADERIEPRDWMPDAYRASLVRQIAQHAHSEIIGMQPEANWITRAPSLRRKAILMAKVQDEAGHGLYLYSAAETLGTSRDELLDKLHSGRQKYSSIFNYPTLTWADVGAIGWLVDGAAITNQVPLCRCSYGPYARAMVRVCKEESFHQRQGYESLLALSRGTEAQHEMAQDAVNRWWWPSLMMFGPPDDESSHSEQSMTWKIKRHSNDELRQRFVDICVPQAESLGLTLPDPDLVWNESRGHYDFGPIDWTEFWDVLKGNGPCNDQRITQRRRAHEEGAWVREAAAAHAAKHGKATA